GCCAGCGTTTTTCCAATTACATCTACATAGCCATATAACAAAACATTATCAAGCTGATGTTCGCAATAAACCTGCGTTTTCATCATAGGCCGTGGTAATAATGCACGGACTTTGTCGAGTATTTCCGCGTCAAAAGTATTTTCATTAACACCTTTTATTACCGCTTCTTCGAAAGATGATCCTTTCGCCTGGGATTCTGTCTGCGGAATCGGGACGCGATTGATCCGGTTCAGAAAATCGGTTTTTTCAATATAACCTTTCTGATAACGATCAAAAAGATTTAGTAATGTTGGATATAACTTGTATTCAATTGAGGCCAAGGGATGAAAATTAAGCGGATAAAAAATTTTGTATAAAATTAAGATTTCAGCGTCTTCTCTTTTTCTGATTGCCGCTGAATTTATATGTCATTGACAGTGCCAGAAAACTGAATTTATCATTAGGCGATTTGCTGTAAGAATCTGCTTCTTCGGGATTAATCAAACGCATACCGGAAGTGGCGTCTACCTTATCACTACGCACAAAATAAAAATGATAATCAAAACCGAAGATGAGTTTTTCGAACAATTTATAATCAAACGAAGCTCCGATTGGAATAATTCGCTCATTCGTTTTTTTGATTCCCCATTTTCCGTGTGGCTTTCCCCAGCGTAAAAAAAGTGGATTTCTGGCACTCGTTTTGCTATTCGTAAATCGTAACAAGTTGTTTGTTTTAATATCAAAAGCATTGGCGCTAAACATCATTAACCCCAATCCGGCATAAAGGTTTATATTAAATTCTCCATCATTATTTGGAACAAATTGTTCGGTCAAATTCCATTTTGCCAGTAATTCTATGGCGTTATATTCATTGATAAAATAAGAATTAAAAAAAGAAACTTCTTGTCCGCCAAGTTTTCCCATAGAATATTCCAGGCTGAGAGAAAGCGTTTTGTTAAAGGCTCTGTTGACTTCTACACCATACATTGCCGGCATATCCTGCTGCCCCAATTCACCGTAAAATTGGGTTAGCCCACCCCGAATAGTTAGAGAATAAGGTGAGATCGTTTTTTGTCTGGAATGGCCATGTTTGTATTTTTCATACGCATCTTTCCAGGCGCTTCTGTACTGAGCATTTGCCGTAAAGGATATAGAAATAAATACAATTAATTGTAAAAATTTGCGAATCATGTGCAGTAAGTGTGCGTGGTATTGAAACAAATATAAAACTATCGTGATTTTTATTCTGGTGTTCCGGTTTAAAATCAATGCTTTATGCAAACTTTACATATATGCAGCAAAACGATAACCAATAAATATCTGTTAGTTTTGTAATTCTAATTTTATGAAAATCGAAAATGAGTGTAGTACCCTATAAAGACAAGGACGGCAGCAAGCGTGAACAGGTAGCGGAAATGTTTGATAACATTTCGCCAAAATATGATTTATTGAATCACGTACTAAGCGGTGGTGTAGACATTTACTGGCGTAAACGTGCGATAAAATTGCTGAAAAAACAGCAGCCAAAAGTGATCCTGGATATTGCAACTGGTACGGGTGATTTTGCCATTGAGGCACTTTCTCTTAATCCTGAAAAAATTTATGGCGTCGACATTTCGGAAGGAATGCTTGCGGTAGGACGTGAGAAAATCGCCAAACTTGGAAAGCAGGATATCATCACTTTACAAAGCGGAGACTCGGAAAGTTTGTCTTTTGAGAACAATTATTTCGACGCTGTGATCGTTTCGTTTGGAGTACGTAATTATCAGAATCTGTTGGCGGGATTGACGGAAATGAATCGCGTTATGAAGCCGGGCGGAACTTGTGTTGTTGTTGAATTTTCGAAACCACGTTCGTTCCCTTTCAAACAGTTTTACAATTTTTATTTTAAATATATATTACCAACGATAGGTAAGACCGTCTCAAAGGACAGTTCAGCTTACACCTACCTTCCTGAATCCGTTCAGGCATTTCCGGATGGGGAGGCTTTTCTTGAAATTTATAAAAAAGCAGGTTTTAAAAATACCAAATGCATACCATTAACCTTCGGGATTTGCTCCATTTATACAGGACAAAAATAATTATCAGTTTCGCTATCCTGTGTGTTGTATCACAGGAAGTTAAGGCGCAGGGACAAGGTTATGTACGCCGGCATTTGGAATATTATGACGACAAACCGATCCATTACGGTATCTTGTTTGCTATGCCATTTACAAGTTACAACATCCGTCATAGCGATGCATTTGTTCCCGGCGATTCTGCTTATCTGATCCAGTCGCCGATGAAAACGGCTTTTCGGATGGGTTTTATAATCAATGCTTATCTGAATGAACGTTTTGACATCCGGACAACACCGTCGGTTTCTCTTTACGAACGGCAGATCAAGTATAGCTATCCGAATAGTCCTGATAAAATTGATAAGCGGGAATCTACTTGGCTTGAAATTCCATTGCTCGTAAAATATAAATCCAAAAGACGGGTCAATACACGTATGTATATGATTGCGGGTGTGACGCTCGGACTTGAAACCAATGTGAAAAAAAGTACAGCCGGAACAGGAAGTTCAGGAGGTCGGCTTGATACGCAAACATCCGATTTTACACTTGATTATGGTGTAGGTTATGAGCGGTTTTTTGAGTTTTTCAAATTTGCTCCTGAATTAAGATTTTCAACAGGTTTAAAAAATGTTCTGAACCCGTCAAAAAATTCAAGTGCCGTGGGAATTGGTAAACTTACCACTCATACGGTGACTTTATATTTAAATTTTGAATAAACAGAATTCTGATTATCAGTTCATTGGAAAATATATTTAAAAAAGTTAAAATTTTTTCAATGGATAATTTGGATAAAGAAAATCAGTCCTGCATATTTGCACTCCCGAATGATGACAAGAGGGGCTCTTAGCTCAGTTGGTTCAGAGCACCTGCCTTACAAGCAGGGGGTCGCTGGTTCGAATCCAGCAGGGCCCACAAGAAAACGAGTTAGCAATAACTCGTTTTACTTTTTCTCAGAAAGTTGAAAAAAAGGTTATTATTTTGAATTCCCGAAAGGGCTCTTAGCTCAGTTGGTTCAGAGCACCTGCCTTACAAGCAGGGGGTCGCTGGTTCGAATCCAGCAGGGCCCACAATAAAAAAGCAAATCAGAAATGATTTGCTTTTTTGTTTTAACACCAGTTAAAGATGAAGTTCAAATTCATCTGCCAGCGAAGCCTTCATGGTATTATCCATTTTTTCTTCGTGTGGAATCGTATAATATTGTCCTTTCAAAGTTAACCCGGTACCTCTTTTTTCGATGGCGATTTTTAGAAAGCCATGTTTATCTCCACAATAAGTTTCCAGGTTTACACTTTCAAATAAATCGATTTCGTTGGTAAAGCGCTTATCGTCTTTTAAAGCCACAGGATGAAGTTCATCATATCCTCCGGCGCCAGCAACGATAAAAGGGATTTTTAATCCATCTTTATATTCTTTTGTGAACCGTTGGTAATTGTGCACATGGCCGCTGAAAACAATATCTGGTCTGACGCCCGTTTCTTCAAATATTTCCTCTAAAAGTGTGATCATCCGAAGGCTTGAACCATGATTTATATCGGCGGAATAAGGCGCATGATGTAAACATAAAATCAATGCCTTGTCTGGCCTTTCCTTATTGGCTGATATAAGTTCTTCTTTAAACCACTTTTGCTGATCAGGGGTAATTACTCCAAACTTGGGCACATTACCGTGCAAGCCAATAATATTTGCCAGCGGCGCTTTCAATGTCCAGTAAACGTTAGGCTGAATCATACTTTTTCGGTCAACTCCACCACCGAAACTAATATCTCTGGATTCTGAATCACAAAAGACAGCTTTAAATGCGTCCAGACTTTTATAGGGCGTAGCGTTTGGATTTACGTCACTATCGTGATTTCCGGCAATAGCAAATATTGGTCCGGGATATTTTTCGTAAGGTTCAAAAAACTGAGTATAGTAGCGGCTGGCTTCGCCAAAACTGTAAACAACATCGCCCAGATGAAATAAGAATTGCGGGCGCTCCGATTCATCAGTTTCATATTGTCGGCCCATTTCACTCGCTACCAAATGCTGAAACGTTGGTCTGCCAATACTTCCCGTATCGCCCAGCATATGGAAAATTGTTTTTTCAGTATTGACGTCCGGAATTATTTTCTCTAATGCTAATCGGTAA
The sequence above is drawn from the Dyadobacter subterraneus genome and encodes:
- the ubiE gene encoding bifunctional demethylmenaquinone methyltransferase/2-methoxy-6-polyprenyl-1,4-benzoquinol methylase UbiE, which codes for MSVVPYKDKDGSKREQVAEMFDNISPKYDLLNHVLSGGVDIYWRKRAIKLLKKQQPKVILDIATGTGDFAIEALSLNPEKIYGVDISEGMLAVGREKIAKLGKQDIITLQSGDSESLSFENNYFDAVIVSFGVRNYQNLLAGLTEMNRVMKPGGTCVVVEFSKPRSFPFKQFYNFYFKYILPTIGKTVSKDSSAYTYLPESVQAFPDGEAFLEIYKKAGFKNTKCIPLTFGICSIYTGQK
- a CDS encoding porin family protein, coding for MHTINLRDLLHLYRTKIIISFAILCVVSQEVKAQGQGYVRRHLEYYDDKPIHYGILFAMPFTSYNIRHSDAFVPGDSAYLIQSPMKTAFRMGFIINAYLNERFDIRTTPSVSLYERQIKYSYPNSPDKIDKRESTWLEIPLLVKYKSKRRVNTRMYMIAGVTLGLETNVKKSTAGTGSSGGRLDTQTSDFTLDYGVGYERFFEFFKFAPELRFSTGLKNVLNPSKNSSAVGIGKLTTHTVTLYLNFE
- a CDS encoding metallophosphoesterase family protein, with protein sequence MISNTSPRYSTPVLKKDQPDDTYKFQPLPSPSGKYPYRLALEKIIPDVNTEKTIFHMLGDTGSIGRPTFQHLVASEMGRQYETDESERPQFLFHLGDVVYSFGEASRYYTQFFEPYEKYPGPIFAIAGNHDSDVNPNATPYKSLDAFKAVFCDSESRDISFGGGVDRKSMIQPNVYWTLKAPLANIIGLHGNVPKFGVITPDQQKWFKEELISANKERPDKALILCLHHAPYSADINHGSSLRMITLLEEIFEETGVRPDIVFSGHVHNYQRFTKEYKDGLKIPFIVAGAGGYDELHPVALKDDKRFTNEIDLFESVNLETYCGDKHGFLKIAIEKRGTGLTLKGQYYTIPHEEKMDNTMKASLADEFELHL